One genomic region from Amia ocellicauda isolate fAmiCal2 chromosome 4, fAmiCal2.hap1, whole genome shotgun sequence encodes:
- the LOC136748273 gene encoding ras-related protein Rab-8B → MAKTYDYLFKLLLIGDSGVGKTCLLFRFSEDAFNTTFISTIGIDFKIRTIELDGKKIKLQIWDTAGQERFRTITTAYYRGAMGIMLVYDITTEKSFENIKNWIRNIEEHASSDVERMILGNKCDMNDKRQVSKERGEKLAIDYGIKFLETSAKSSINVEEAFFMLARDIMTRLNRKMNDNSASGGGGPVKITENRSKKSSFFRCTLL, encoded by the exons ATGGCGAAAACGTACGATTATCTCTTCAAACTCCTGCTCATAGGAGACAGCGGTGTCGGCAAGACATGTCTGCTCTTCAGATTCAGCGAAGACGCGTTCAACACCACCTTCATTTCAACTATAG GAATCGACTTTAAAATCAGGACGATAGAATTAGACGGAAAGAAAATTAAGCTTCAGATATG GGACACAGCTGGACAGGAGAGGTTCAGAACAATCACGACCGCATACTACAGAGGGGCAATG GGAATTATGCTGGTATATGACATCACCACCGAGAAGTCTTTTGAAAACATAAAGAACTGGATACGGAACATCGAAGAA CATGCATCCTCTGATGTGGAGAGAATGATTTTGGGTAACAAATGTGATATGAATGACAAGAGACAAGTGTCCAAGGAAAGGGGGGAGAAG TTAGCAATAGATTATGGGATAAAGTTCTTGGAAACAAGTGCAAAATCCAGCATAAATGTGGAAGAG GCCTTTTTCATGCTTGCAAGAGACATCATGACAAGACTCAACAGAAAAATG AATGACAACAGTGCATCAGGGGGAGGAGGGCCTGTTAAAATCACAGAGAATCGATCAAAGAAGAGCAGCTTCTTCCGATGTACATTGCTCTAA
- the rps27l gene encoding 40S ribosomal protein S27-like isoform X2 — protein MASALLRPDQSILFYASNAQPVKMPLAKDLLHPSLEEEKRQHKKKRLVQSPNSYFMDVKCPGCYKITTVFSHAQTVVLCVGCSTVLCQPTGGKARLTEGCSFRRKQH, from the exons ATGGCGTCAGCGCTGCTCAGGCCAGACCAATCAATCCTTTTCTATGCAAGCAACGCTCAGCCAGTGAAAATGCCT TTGGCTAAAGATCTACTGCATCCTTCTCTTGAAGAAGAGAAGAGACAACATAAGAAGAAAAGATTGGTCCAGAGCCCGAATTCATACTTCATGGATGTGAAATGTCCAG GCTGCTATAAGATCACTACGGTGTTCAGTCATGCCCAGACGGTGGTGCTGTGTGTGGGCTGCTCCACGGTGCTCTGCCAGCCTACAGGAGGGAAAGCAAGGCTCACAGAGG GTTGCTCTTTCAGAAGAAAGCAACATTAA
- the rps27l gene encoding 40S ribosomal protein S27-like isoform X1, giving the protein MSFWLFVTACTRLWSLLWRTHGTARAARGRAGPGVARICCESLAKDLLHPSLEEEKRQHKKKRLVQSPNSYFMDVKCPGCYKITTVFSHAQTVVLCVGCSTVLCQPTGGKARLTEGCSFRRKQH; this is encoded by the exons ATGAGTTTTTGGTTGTTTGTGACAGCCTGCACGCGTTTATGGAGCTTGTTGTGGCGGACACATGGCACTGCGCGGGCTGCTCGTGGAAGGGCTGGGCCTGGTGTCGCTCGCATCTGCTGTGAAAGT TTGGCTAAAGATCTACTGCATCCTTCTCTTGAAGAAGAGAAGAGACAACATAAGAAGAAAAGATTGGTCCAGAGCCCGAATTCATACTTCATGGATGTGAAATGTCCAG GCTGCTATAAGATCACTACGGTGTTCAGTCATGCCCAGACGGTGGTGCTGTGTGTGGGCTGCTCCACGGTGCTCTGCCAGCCTACAGGAGGGAAAGCAAGGCTCACAGAGG GTTGCTCTTTCAGAAGAAAGCAACATTAA
- the dnaja gene encoding dnaJ homolog subfamily A member 4, producing MVRETGYYDILGVKPAATSEEIKKAYRKLALKYHPDKNPSEGEKFKLISQAYEVLSDSKKRDLYDQGGEQAIKEGGMGGGNFSSPMDIFNMFFGGGGRMHRERRGKNVVHQLSVSLEDMYNGTTRKLALQKNVICEKCDGYGGKKGALEKCSNCKGRGVQIQVQQIGPGMIQQIQSMCVECQGQGERFSSKDRCKTCNGHKVERKKKILEVHVDKGMKDGQKITFHGEGDQEPGLEPGDVIIVLDQKEHAVFHRQEDDLIMKMEIKLVEALCGFKKTIRTLDNRILLISSPPGKVIKHNDIKCVQSEGMPVYRDPYEKGQLIIQFLVTFPQNGWLPPHMLPKVEALLPPRDELMITDDMEEVNLTEIDHESQRRSYSGEAYEEDEGPRPGVQCQTQ from the exons ATGGTCCGAGAAACCGGTTACTACGACATTCTGGGTGTCAAGCCCGCCGCGACCTCGGAGGAAATTAAGAAAGCCTACAGGAAGCTGGCCCTGAAGTACCACCCGGACAAGAACCCCAGCGAGGGGGAGAAG TTTAAACTCATATCTCAAGCCTATGAGGTCCTGTCTGACTCCAAAAAGAGGGACTTGTATGACCAAGGGGGGGAGCAGGCTATTAAAGAAGGTGGGATGGGAGGAGGGAACTTCTCTTCCCCAATGGACATTTTCAACATGTTTTTCGGGGGTGGAGGCAGAATGCACAGAGAAAGAAGAG GGAAGAATGTGGTACATCAGCTGAGCGTTTCCCTGGAAGACATGTACAATGGCACAACGAGAAAACTGGCCCTCCAAAAGAATGTCATCTGTGAGAAATGCGATG GGTATGGTGGCAAGAAAGGAGCTTTAGAGAAATGCTCCAACTGCAAAGGAAGAGGAGTTCAGATCCAGGTGCAGCAGATCGGACCTGGCATGATTCAACAGATTCAGAGTATGTGTGTAGAGTGCCAAGGACAAGGGGAGCGATTCAGCTCCAAAGATCGGTGCAAGACCTGCAATGGGCACAAAGttgagaggaagaagaagatcCTTGAAGTTCATGTTGACAAAG GTATGAAGGATGGCCAGAAGATTACATTCCATGGAGAGGGAGATCAGGAGCCTGGATTGGAACCTGGTGATGTCATCATTGTTCTGGATCAGAAGGAGCATGCCGTGTTCCACAGGCAGGAAGATGACCTCATCATGAAAATGGAGATCAAGCTGGTGGAAGCCCTCTGTGGGTTCAAGAAGACTATCCGGACCCTTGACAACAGAATTCTCCTCATAAGCTCACCTCCAG GAAAAGTCATAAAACACAATGACATCAAATGTGTCCAAAGTGAAGGTATGCCTGTGTACAGAGATCCCTATGAGAAGGGACAGTTGATCATTCAGTTTTTG gTAACATTCCCTCAAAATGGATGGCTCCCACCACATATGCTTCCTAAAGTGGAGGCTCTGCTTCCTCCCAGAGATGAACTGATGATCACGGATGATATGGAAGAGGTTAACCTCACCGAAATCGACCATGAATCCCAGCGTAGAAGTTACAGTGGCGAGGCCTACGAGGAAGACGAAGGACCAAGACCCGGGGTTCAGTGCCAGACTCAATGA